The Mercurialis annua linkage group LG2, ddMerAnnu1.2, whole genome shotgun sequence genome contains a region encoding:
- the LOC126667878 gene encoding probable glycosyltransferase At3g07620: MTKRGQITILSERVAKLSEERPWKLIPTSEIIDIFRGRLCGVKMRRRLLMIITLAIVIAAVFQCFSLPYRKKWSVSSQADEGSVILLTSNASLSNKLRPRPVDNTNFSDLDEVGDENVGVDRDMNYNFSSNESRHTELTVVALDKSLMSENDASVYDSPVRVSAGDIRHGNLELEQAEKFENMKADTGFTFDVTRVAELQLKINVSVALNNYSRDGISALIKATQPTSISQMNDLLLQSFVSSHYVRLQRSSARDRELLLAKLKIENAPIVRSSTGLHASAFRNISMFKRSYELMERLLKVYVYKEGEKPIFHQSKMRGIYASEGWFLKHIEGSKKFVVKDPRKAHLFFLPFSPQMLRTFLFGQKHQSQKDLEGYLKNYVDLVAQKYSFWNRTGGADHFLVGCHDWASRITRQHMKNCIRVLCNANVAKGFKIGKDTTLPVTYIRSAENPIKDVGGKPPSERSMLAFFAGGMHGYLRPILVQFWENKESDMKIFGPMPRDIEGKRLYREYMKSSKYCVCARGYEVHTPRIVESIFYECVPVIISDNYVPPFFEVLNWDAFAVFVQEKDVPNLRNILLSIPEEKYRAMQFMVKMVQQHFLWHKNPVKYDLFHMILHSVWHNRIFQMKM, translated from the exons ATGACAAAACGAGGACAAATAACAATACTGAGTGAGAGAGTAGCAAAACTGAGTGAGGAGCGGCCATGGAAACTGATCCCAACCTCAG AAATAATTGATATTTTCCGGGGTAGATTATGTGGTGTTAAAATGCGGCGGCGTTTGTTGATGATCATCACCTTGGCAATTGTAATCGCCGCCGTATTTCAGTGTTTTTCACTTCCTTATCGGAAAAAATGGTCGGTATCATCACAAGCTGATGAGGGTTCTGTAATTTTGCTGACCAGTAATGCTAGTTTATCGAATAAATTAAGACCACGGCCGGTCGATAACACGAATTTTTCCGACCTGGACGAAGTTGGAGATGAGAATGTTGGGGTAGACAGAGATATGAACTACAATTTCTCATCAAATGAGAGTCGACACACTGAGCTCACAGTTGTAGCTCTTGACAAGAGTTTGATGTCGGAAAATGATGCGAGTGTGTATGATAGTCCTGTTCGAGTAAGTGCTGGAGATATTAGACATGGTAACTTGGAGTTGGAGCAGGCTgagaaatttgaaaatatgaaaGCTGACACGGGTTTTACATTTGATGTAACAAGAGTAGCAGAATTACAGCTCAAAATTAATGTCTCTGTTGCGTTAAATAATTATTCGAGGGATGGTATTTCGGCTTTAATTAAGGCGACACAACCAACTTCAATATCTCAGATGAATGATCTGTTGCTTCAAAGTTTTGTTTCATCTCATTATGTG AGGCTGCAACGGTCTTCAGCGCGTGATCGTGAACTTCTGTTGGCAAAATTGAAGATAGAGAATGCTCCTATTGTAAGAAGTTCCACAGGACTTCATGCTTCTGCTTTTCGAAACATTTCCATGTTTAAAAG GAGTTATGAGTTGATGGAACGCTTGCTGAAAGTTTACGTATATAAGGAAGGTGAAAAGCCGATATTTCATCAATCTAAGATGAGGGGAATATATGCATCAGAGGGGTGGTTTTTGAAGCATATAGAGGGAAGTAAAAAGTTTGTAGTGAAGGACCCTAGAAAAGCTCATTTATTTTTCTTGCCATTTAGTCCGCAAATGTTAAGGACCTTTCTATTTGGACAGAAACATCAGAGTCAGAAGGACCTTGAAGGATATTTGAAGAACTACGTCGATTTAGTTGCACAAAAGTATAGTTTCTGGAACAGAACTGGAGGAGCAGATCATTTTCTCGTTGGCTGTCATGACTGG GCATCACGTATCACTAGGCAGCATATGAAGAACTGCATCAGAGTTCTTTGTAATGCCAATGTTGCTAAAGGCTTCAAAATAGGAAAAGATACAACTCTTCCAGTTACATATATACGTTCCGCTGAGAACCCAATAAAAGACGTTGGCGGAAAACCTCCTTCCGAAAGATCTATGCTGGCCTTTTTTGCCGGAGGCATGCACGGTTATCTGCGACCCATCCTGGTACAGTTTTGGGAGAATAAAGAATCTGACATGAAAATTTTCGGTCCAATGCCACGTGATATTGAAGGGAAAAGACTCTACAGGGAGTACATGAAGAGTAGCAAGTATTGTGTATGCGCTAGGGGTTACGAAGTTCACACTCCTCGCATAGTTGAATCCATATTCTACGAGTGTGTACCTGTCATCATATCGGATAATTATGTCCCTCCATTTTTTGAGGTATTGAACTGGGATGCGTTTGCCGTGTTTGTCCAAGAGAAAGATGTTCCAAACTTGAGGAACATTCTTCTGTCGATCCCGGAAGAGAAGTACCGTGCTATGCAGTTTATGGTTAAGATGGTACAACAACATTTTCTTTGGCACAAAAATCCTGTGAAGTACGATCTCTTCCATATGATCCTTCATTCAGTTTGGCACAACAGAATCTTTCAGATGAAAATGTAA
- the LOC126667877 gene encoding CRS2-associated factor 1, chloroplastic, whose amino-acid sequence MALKLFPIQFPVFSPPLLNPNAYPNLLSQPHHRFPYEINFSRWNNANAREFNDRRRTQKEIEDDIRRNRRFNAATNLIEKYKSDTGNLTNDDVPQIKSVGTPSSPSASSIPGKKSKYSKPETRTATHHPAFRPLSKTKKIPKLTRHDAQPIDRNADVKLSEDGLSFVVDGAPFEFKYSYTETPKIKPVKLREAPFSPFGPTTMGRPWTGRAPLPPSKKKLREFDSFKLPPPDKKGVKPVQKPGPFLPGSGPRYVYTREEILGEPLTKEEIRELIEGCLRTRRQLNMGRDGLTHNMLDNIHALWKRRRVCKIKCIGVCTVDMDNVCQQLEERTGGKVIYRKSGVVFLFRGRNYNHRTRPRFPLMLWKPITPVYPRLIKRVPEGLTLEEASEMRKKGRNLMPICRLAKNGVHCDLVDQVREAFEECELIRVDCGRVKGSDYRRIGAKLKELVPCVLISFEHEHILMWRGRNWQPALNKPVNDSEEFEGLEIDIATYDAPVMEDQIIDMISHKDVLGEPNLSSTPLESDEQAGDISTLQIDGSNSMIEVVGDSDANEPEVISITVGSEAESNEMPVAMSVSSDTMPENVGTSEELDYASEGSNKVNEQAKLSVYFTDGVLRLWKEAVESGNAVVLVDANLDDDIVYQRAVEFAKSAPPGPVFMHPTRKVFVKKSEKQETKNVEDKDFLDLKDSETTVLQTRGSERSSRPPKKKKSRQHNLDSAPLGSLGVDELAKLLACR is encoded by the exons ATGGCgctaaaattatttccaattcaATTCCCAGTCTTTTCACCGCCACTACTAAACCCTAATGCATACCCTAACCTACTATCCCAACCTCACCACCGCTTCCCTTACGAGATCAACTTCTCACGGTGGAACAACGCCAACGCCAGAGAATTCAACGACCGCCGCCGCACACAGAAAGAAATTGAAGACGATATCCGCCGTAATCGCCGCTTCAATGCCGCCACTAATTTAATCGAAAAGTACAAGTCCGACACAGGAAACTTAACAAACGACGACGTTCCTCAAATCAAATCCGTGGGCACACCATCTTCTCCTTCAGCTTCGTCAATCCCGggtaaaaaatctaaatattccAAACCCGAAACCCGCACCGCCACCCACCACCCGGCATTTCGACCGCTCtccaaaactaaaaaaattcccAAACTGACACGTCATGATGCGCAGCCAATTGATAGAAATGCTGACGTCAAACTCAGTGAAGACGGCCTCTCGTTCGTCGTTGACGGCGCTCCGTTTGAGTTCAAATATAGCTACACAGAGACTCCGAAAATCAAGCCGGTTAAATTACGGGAGGCTCCGTTTTCGCCGTTCGGACCCACCACGATGGGCAGGCCGTGGACCGGGAGGGCCCCGCTTCCACCTAGCAAAAAAAAGTTGAGAGAGTTCGACTCGTTTAAGCTGCCCCCGCCGGATAAGAAAGGGGTTAAACCAGTTCAGAAACCCGGACCGTTTCTTCCTGGGTCGGGTCCTAGGTATGTGTATACCCGAGAGGAGATATTAGGTGAGCCCTTGACTAAGGAGGAGATTAGAGAGCTAATTGAAGGGTGCTTGCGTACAAGACGCCAATTAAATATGG GTAGAGATGGATTGACACATAACATGTTGGATAATATACATGCGCTTTGGAAGCGAAGAAGAGTGTGTAAAATTAAATGTATAGGAGTATGTACAGTTGATATGGACAATGTATGCCAACAATTAGAG GAAAGAACTGGGGGAAAGGTCATTTACAGGAAATCGGGAGTGGTGTTTCTTTTTCGAGGTAGAAATTATAATCATAGAACTCGTCCTCGATTTCCTCTTATGTTGTGGAAACCCATTACACCGGTGTATCCAAGGTTGATTAAGCGTGTTCCTGAGGGTTTGACATTGGAAGAAGCCAGTGAAATGCGTAAGAAGGGCAGGAATCTGATGCCAATATGCAGATTAG CAAAAAATGGCGTGCATTGTGATCTAGTAGATCAGGTCCGAGAGGCTTTTGAAGAATGTGAATTGATCAGAGTAGACTGTGGAAGGGTTAAAGGAAGTGACTACAGAAGAATTGGTGCTAAACTAAAG GAGCTTGTCCCATGTGTTCTAATTTCATTTGAACACGAGCATATACTTATGTGGAGAGGAAGGAACTGGCAACCGGCTTTAAATAAACCAGTAAACGATAGCGAGGAATTCGAGGGATTGGAAATTGATATTGCTACTTATGATGCACCGGTTATGGAAGACCAAATCATTGATATGATCTCACACAAAGATGTTCTCGGTGAGCCAAATTTGAGCTCAACTCCTTTGGAATCTGATGAGCAAGCCGGGGATATATCCACATTGCAAATAGATGGAAGTAATTCAATGATTGAAGTTGTAGGCGATTCTGATGCCAATGAGCCTGAAGTTATCAGCATTACAGTTGGTAGTGAAGCAGAGTCAAATGAAATGCCCGTTGCTATGTCAGTGTCTTCGGATACCATGCCAGAAAATGTTGGGACCAGCGAGGAGCTCGATTATGCTTCAGAAGGCTCCAACAAGGTTAACGAACAAGCAAAATTGAGCGTCTATTTTACTGACGGAGTTTTACGATTGTGGAAAGAAGCCGTTGAGAGTGGGAACGCAGTTGTCTTGGTTGATGCAAATTTGGATGATGATATTGTTTATCAAAGAGCAGTAGAATTTGCTAAATCTGCTCCGCCTGGTCCGGTTTTTATGCATCCAACCAGAAAGGTATTTGTTAAAAAGTCTGAGAAGCAAGAAACCAAAAATGTAGAAGATAAAGATTTTCTAGACCTAAAGGATTCAGAAACTACTGTTTTACAGACGAGAGGAAGTGAGAGAAGTTCTAGACctccaaaaaagaaaaagtccAGACAACATAATCTGGATTCTGCTCCGCTGGGAAGTTTAGGAGTGGATGAACTTGCTAAACTACTAGCATGCCGCtaa
- the LOC126667384 gene encoding sugar transport protein 14-like — MAGGGFTDAANLKRAHLYEYKITTYFIFACIIGSSGGLLFGYDLGVSGGVTSMDDFLKEFFPAVYEKKHAHLHETDYCKYDNQILTLFTSSLYFAALFAAFGASYCTRTRGRRVSILVGAVSFFIGALVNAFAKNIPMLIVGRCFLGGGIGFGNQAVPLYLSEMAPAKIRGAINQLFQMTTCIGILIANFINYGTEQIHPWGWRLSLGLATVPATIMFVGGLFLPETPNSLIERGLLEEGRKILEKVRGTSQVDAEFDDLVDASNASKAIKHPFRNLLKRKNRPQLIIGALGIPAFQQLTGNNSILFYAPVIFQSLGFSTGASLYSAVITNAALVVGAAISMSLVDKFGRRAFFLEAGAEMFVIMVVVGVTLAVYFGDGKPIPKGTGVFLVIIICLFVLAYGRSWGPLGWLVPSEIFPLETRSAGQSMVVCVNMIFTALVAQCFLVSLCHLRYGIFLLFAGLILVMSAFVFFLLPETKQVPIEEIYLLWESHWFWSKIVGGQEKSVSDV; from the exons ATGGCAGGTGGTGGATTTACAGACGCAGCAAATCTAAAAAGAGCTCATCTTTATGAGTATAAAATAACTACTTATTTCATTTTTGCATGCATTATTGGATCTTCAGGCGGGTTACTGTTTGGCTATGATCTTGGTGTTTCAG gtgGAGTTACTTCTATGGATGATTTCTTGAAGGAATTTTTTCCTGCTGTGTATGAGAAAAAGCATGCACATCTTCATGAAACAGATTACTGTAAATATGATAACCAAATTCTTACACTTTTTACTTCTTCCCTCTACTTTGCTGCTCTTTTTGCTGCATTTGGGGCATCGTATTGCACCAGAACTAGAGGCCGGAGAGTTAGTATTCTCGTCGGAGCGGTCAGCTTCTTCATTGGAGCACTCGTCAATGCTTTTGCGAAGAACATCCCAATGCTCATCGTTGGGCGGTGTTTTCTTGGCGGGGGAATTGGATTTGGCAACCAG GCAGTTCCATTGTATCTATCAGAAATGGCACCTGCAAAAATCAGAGGAGCAATCAACCAACTCTTTCAGATGACAACATGTATAGGAATATTAATTGCCAACTTTATAAACTACGGAACTGAACAGATTCATCCATGGGGATGGAGATTATCTCTCGGCCTAGCTACCGTACCGGCTACTATAATGTTCGTAGGCGGTCTATTCCTCCCGGAAACACCTAATAGTCTCATCGAACGCGGCTTGTTAGAAGAAGGaagaaaaatattagaaaagGTTAGAGGTACTTCACAAGTTGATGCTGAGTTTGATGATCTTGTTGATGCTAGTAACGCGTCGAAAGCCATTAAACATCCGTTCCGTAACCTTCTTAAACGAAAGAATCGCCCCCAGTTGATAATTGGAGCACTCGGGATTCCTGCATTCCAACAGCTGACAGGAAACAATTCTATTCTGTTCTATGCTCCTGTCATTTTTCAGAGTCTTGGTTTTAGCACGGGCGCGTCGTTGTATTCCGCTGTGATCACCAACGCGGCGCTTGTCGTTGGTGCGGCTATTTCGATGAGTTTGGTCGATAAATTCGGCAGACGGGCTTTCTTTTTGGAAGCTGGAGCGGAAATGTTTGTTATTATGGTTGTAGTTGGTGTGACACTGGCAGTATATTTTGGAGATGGGAAGCCAATCCCGAAAGGAACTGGGGTTTTCCTTGTGATtataatttgtttgtttgttttggcTTACGGACGGTCGTGGGGTCCGCTCGGGTGGCTAGTTCCGAGCGAGATTTTCCCGTTGGAGACGAGATCAGCCGGGCAGAGTATGGTGGTGTGTGTTAACATGATCTTCACTGCTTTGGTAGCACAATGTTTTCTTGTGTCACTTTGTCATCTAAGATATGGAATTTTCTTGCTGTTTGccggtttgattttggttatgAGTGCTTTTGTGTTCTTCCTCTTGCCGGAAACGAAGCAAGTGCCGATCGAAGAGATTTATCTTCTGTGGGAAAGTCACTGGTTCTGGAGTAAAATAGTAGGAGGTCAAGAGAAGTCTGTATCAGATGTCTAA
- the LOC126669012 gene encoding ninja-family protein mc410 isoform X2 yields the protein MEDDNGLELSLGLGCGGSSVKSKGKNSSPSDARTEEGDKGNKLVDDFKNFLHGGAQKQDSSSGSQMSDTVKPQENFFNDLSKANADTDTSINVNSRGLWISSSNRHAETEEEKRAEAGYKRKMLFDDMDNRKKHDRDSHHSDLHDKKSHISITEDGSTAENEDVGESEVGSNSRLVSNHDDVSKRFIGVGGPSEVPKEVRGFSDSSVIDLQGRKRPNSSLESEVKQGNSNYGVPFPIRPVNVMNMPYSFSAKESNSIGAPGIAGHPLQGMMQLPTLDKDNSWGLVSQQFHPSYAIRGPSNSDKKNDGFKMTPAMQVIPRNASEASLYDGRILDHVKGDGKQTEEGSSSHTEDDAKASSMNLRPRDISGPSSTAEGHSFDFSAIKPGIAPEVKFGGCGSYPNLPWVSTTGSGPNGRTISGVTYRYSANQIRIVCACHGSHMSPDEFVRHASDENVNPENGGLASLPSNNPAASAQS from the exons ATGGAGGATGATAATGGGCTTGAGCTTAGCCTTGGTTTAGGTTGTGGAGGATCATCGGTGAAATCCAAAGGTAAAAACAGCAGTCCGTCAGATGCAAGGACTGAAGAAGGTGACAAAGGTAATAAATTGGTAGATGATTTCAAAAACTTCCTCCATGGTGGTGCCCAGAAGCAGGATTCGAGTTCCGGTTCTCAAATGAGTGATACAGTCAAGCCTCAGGAGAACTTCTTTAATGACCTGTCTAAGGCCAATGCTGATACTGATACTTCAATAAACGTGAACAGTAGGGGGCTATGGATTTCAAGCAGCAATAGACATGCTGAAACTGAAGAAGAGAAAAGGGCGGAGGCTGGTTATAAACGTAAAATGTTGTTTGATGACATGGACAATCGGAAGAAACATGACAGAGATTCACATCATTCTGATTTACATGACAAGAAATCACATATTTCTATAACTGAAGATGGGTCTACTGCTGAAAATGAAGACGTGGGAGAGTCTGAAGTGGGTTCAAATTCACGGTTGGTCTCTAATCATGATGATGTGTCCAAGCGTTTTATTGGAGTTGGTGGTCCTTCTGAGGTTCCCAAGGAAGTTCGTGGGTTTTCTGATTCTAGCGTCATAGACTTACAAGGAAGAAAGAGGCCAAATAGTTCATTAGAAAGCGAGGTTAAGCAAGGGAACTCAAATTATGGAGTTCCATTCCCAATCCGGCCTGTAAACGTCATGAACATGCCATACTCGTTTTCTGCAAAGGAATCCAACTCTATTGGTGCACCTGGCATTGCAGGCCATCCTCTACAGGGTATGATGCAG CTTCCAACATTGGATAAAGATAATTCGTGGGGATTGGTTTCTCAACAATTCCACCCTTCATATGCTATCAGAGGTCCATCAAACTCAGATAAGAAAAATGATGGCTTCAAGATGACTCCAG CCATGCAGGTGATACCGCGAAATGCATCTGAAGCTTCACTATACGATGGAAGGATATTAGATCACGTCAAAGGTGATGGCAAACAGACAGAAGAAGGCTCCTCGTCTCATACTGAAGACGATGCAAAAGCAAGCAGCATGAACCTTAGGCCGAGAGATATTTCCGGGCCATCATCAACAGCAGAAGGTCACTCTTTTGATTTTTCTGCTATAAAGCCTGGAATAGCACCAGAAGTGAAATTTGGAGGCTGCGGCTCCTATCCAAATTTACCCTGGGTTTCTACAACAGGTTCTGGCCCAAATGGCCGAACAATTTCAGGTGTTACGTACAGATACAGTGCAAACCAAATCAGGATTGTGTGTGCTTGTCACGGTTCCCACATGTCACCTGACGAGTTTGTGAGGCATGCAAGCGATGAGAATGTTAATCCAGAAAATGGCGGTTTAGCTTCATTACCAAGTAATAATCCTGCTGCCTCTGCTCAGAGCTGA
- the LOC126669012 gene encoding ninja-family protein mc410 isoform X1: MEDDNGLELSLGLGCGGSSVKSKGKNSSPSDARTEEGDKGNKLVDDFKNFLHGGAQKQDSSSGSQMSDTVKPQENFFNDLSKANADTDTSINVNSRGLWISSSNRHAETEEEKRAEAGYKRKMLFDDMDNRKKHDRDSHHSDLHDKKSHISITEDGSTAENEDVGESEVGSNSRLVSNHDDVSKRFIGVGGPSEVPKEVRGFSDSSVIDLQGRKRPNSSLESEVKQGNSNYGVPFPIRPVNVMNMPYSFSAKESNSIGAPGIAGHPLQGMMQVMPISNGDQRLGTQSVNPGNLPVMFGYSPVQLPTLDKDNSWGLVSQQFHPSYAIRGPSNSDKKNDGFKMTPAMQVIPRNASEASLYDGRILDHVKGDGKQTEEGSSSHTEDDAKASSMNLRPRDISGPSSTAEGHSFDFSAIKPGIAPEVKFGGCGSYPNLPWVSTTGSGPNGRTISGVTYRYSANQIRIVCACHGSHMSPDEFVRHASDENVNPENGGLASLPSNNPAASAQS, translated from the exons ATGGAGGATGATAATGGGCTTGAGCTTAGCCTTGGTTTAGGTTGTGGAGGATCATCGGTGAAATCCAAAGGTAAAAACAGCAGTCCGTCAGATGCAAGGACTGAAGAAGGTGACAAAGGTAATAAATTGGTAGATGATTTCAAAAACTTCCTCCATGGTGGTGCCCAGAAGCAGGATTCGAGTTCCGGTTCTCAAATGAGTGATACAGTCAAGCCTCAGGAGAACTTCTTTAATGACCTGTCTAAGGCCAATGCTGATACTGATACTTCAATAAACGTGAACAGTAGGGGGCTATGGATTTCAAGCAGCAATAGACATGCTGAAACTGAAGAAGAGAAAAGGGCGGAGGCTGGTTATAAACGTAAAATGTTGTTTGATGACATGGACAATCGGAAGAAACATGACAGAGATTCACATCATTCTGATTTACATGACAAGAAATCACATATTTCTATAACTGAAGATGGGTCTACTGCTGAAAATGAAGACGTGGGAGAGTCTGAAGTGGGTTCAAATTCACGGTTGGTCTCTAATCATGATGATGTGTCCAAGCGTTTTATTGGAGTTGGTGGTCCTTCTGAGGTTCCCAAGGAAGTTCGTGGGTTTTCTGATTCTAGCGTCATAGACTTACAAGGAAGAAAGAGGCCAAATAGTTCATTAGAAAGCGAGGTTAAGCAAGGGAACTCAAATTATGGAGTTCCATTCCCAATCCGGCCTGTAAACGTCATGAACATGCCATACTCGTTTTCTGCAAAGGAATCCAACTCTATTGGTGCACCTGGCATTGCAGGCCATCCTCTACAGGGTATGATGCAGGTAATGCCCATTTCAAATGGTGATCAACGATTGGGGACACAGTCTGTGAATCCTGGAAATTTGCCAGTAATGTTCGGTTATTCACCTGTCCAGCTTCCAACATTGGATAAAGATAATTCGTGGGGATTGGTTTCTCAACAATTCCACCCTTCATATGCTATCAGAGGTCCATCAAACTCAGATAAGAAAAATGATGGCTTCAAGATGACTCCAG CCATGCAGGTGATACCGCGAAATGCATCTGAAGCTTCACTATACGATGGAAGGATATTAGATCACGTCAAAGGTGATGGCAAACAGACAGAAGAAGGCTCCTCGTCTCATACTGAAGACGATGCAAAAGCAAGCAGCATGAACCTTAGGCCGAGAGATATTTCCGGGCCATCATCAACAGCAGAAGGTCACTCTTTTGATTTTTCTGCTATAAAGCCTGGAATAGCACCAGAAGTGAAATTTGGAGGCTGCGGCTCCTATCCAAATTTACCCTGGGTTTCTACAACAGGTTCTGGCCCAAATGGCCGAACAATTTCAGGTGTTACGTACAGATACAGTGCAAACCAAATCAGGATTGTGTGTGCTTGTCACGGTTCCCACATGTCACCTGACGAGTTTGTGAGGCATGCAAGCGATGAGAATGTTAATCCAGAAAATGGCGGTTTAGCTTCATTACCAAGTAATAATCCTGCTGCCTCTGCTCAGAGCTGA
- the LOC126666997 gene encoding E3 ubiquitin-protein ligase ATL42-like, with amino-acid sequence MYQLIIVLHLSIFFIFSVEAQFNSVEVERPTQDAGETNNFQPSLAVVIGILCIMFSLTFILLIYAKFCHRGSTVHGDSQNINPDQLVRSGSTYSGIDKTVIESLPFFKFSSLKGSKKGLECAVCLSKFEDIEVLRLLPKCKHAFHIDCVDQWLEKHSSCPLCRCKVSSEDAKIIAFSNSLRFLTNYQSEAREDSDIELFVQREESDNRRGSSRFSIGSSFRKTEKLDEDEAILIQEQEDKYSDDDDDKQDLHKFNHKIIISDFVLKNRWSNVSSSDLLFLNSEMIQDLSSNRFSCLESENERFAVHESEQKMKNCNPSTSSDHSNKISNQDSSNIIENQACERRSVSEITGLSRFRNSNINNSISGENNYDREDYRVRKLWLPIARRTVQWFASRERSEQTMNTRQTLNV; translated from the coding sequence atGTATCAACtaattattgttcttcatcTTTCAATCTTCTTCATATTTTCCGTCGAAGCGCAATTTAATTCGGTCGAAGTAGAAAGACCGACACAAGATGCAGGCGAAACAAATAATTTCCAACCAAGTCTCGCTGTTGTAATCGGAATTCTCTGTATTATgttttctttaacttttattCTCTTAATTTACGCGAAATTCTGCCACCGAGGATCTACAGTTCATGGCGATTCGCAGAATATTAATCCTGATCAACTAGTTCGATCTGGATCAACTTACTCAGGAATCGACAAAACTGTGATCGAATCGCTTCCTTTTTTCAAATTCTCGTCGTTAAAAGGATCGAAAAAAGGGCTCGAATGTGCAGTTTGCTTGTCGAAATTCGAAGATATTGAAGTTCTCCGGTTGCTTCCTAAATGCAAACACGCTTTTCATATTGACTGTGTTGATCAGTGGCTCGAAAAACATTCGAGCTGTCCTCTGTGCAGATGTAAAGTAAGTTCCGAAGACGCCAAAATTATCGCGTTTTCGAATAGTCTGCGGTTCTTGACGAATTACCAATCTGAAGCTCGAGAGGATTCGGATATTGAACTATTTGTGCAAAGAGAAGAGAGTGATAATCGTCGTGGTTCTTCGAGATTTAGCATTGGAAGCAGTTTCCGAAAAACCGAAAAGTTAGACGAAGATGAAGCAATATTAATCCAAGAACAAGAAGATAAATAttctgatgatgatgatgataaacAAGATTTGCATAAATTCAATCACAAGATTATTATATCGGATTTCGTTCTCAAGAATCGGTGGAGTAATGTGAGTTCTTCTGATCTATTGTTCTTGAATTCAGAAATGATTCAAGATTTATCAAGCAACCGATTTTCTTGTTTAGAATCTGAAAATGAACGGTTTGCCGTTCACGAAAGTGAGCAGAAGATGAAGAATTGTAATCCTTCTACTTCTTCGGATCATTCGAACAAGATTTCAAATCAAGATTCGTCAAATATTATTGAAAACCAAGCGTGTGAAAGAAGATCAGTGTCTGAAATAACTGGTTTATCAAGATTCAGAAATTCGAATATTAATAATTCAATTTCAGGTGAAAATAATTATGATAGAGAGGATTATAGAGTGAGGAAGCTATGGTTGCCAATTGCTCGGAGAACAGTTCAATGGTTTGCTAGTAGAGAAAGATCTGAACAGACTATGAACACAAGACAAACATTAAATGTATAA